The following coding sequences are from one Acidimicrobiales bacterium window:
- the mobF gene encoding MobF family relaxase: MRGAVVLSIGKLRRADYYLGRVAKDVEDYYLGSGEAPGRWRGNGTAALDVSGPVDDKAFMAVFAGTHPSDGTRLVRAGTPAQPRLPGLDLTFSAPKSVSVLYALGDREVAGQVVEAHEAAVDAALGYLERNATFTRRRIDGSIQQLPTDGLIVAGFRHRTSRAGDPALHTHCLVANMVQALDGRWGALDSRAIFRNSRTSGFMYQAKLRAELTRRLGVAWRPVRNGYADIDGIPRPVLRAFSRRREQIEALLDQRGQSSARAAQAATLQTRQTKDSDANQIALRERWAEQAATMGFTADDVNQVLGRHQPAALDRGARHDLLDALAGPDGLTHRQSSFSRQDVVRALAQDLPASSDTGDAEAAADEFLASERVVRTVTAGSLGARIGRSDGTPVAMEEDLRRWSTPEMLRIEAELLDSATHRKHASAAVAPPSAIAAALAARPTLKTEQAAMVTAVCSSGDGIQVVVGAAGTGKTFALDAARDAWQRSGHHVVGCALAARAARQLETGSGIESTTVARLVIDLNAPHHQVLSTRTVLVIDEAAMVDSRTLHALFEHAQRGGAKVLLVGDHHQLPEIGAGGAFASLQARLGAVTLNRNSRQSEPWERGALAELRHGAVASAIRAYRRHGRVTLCDTATDALATMAQDWWTATQTRQDVLMIATRNVDVSDLNAAARAHLRAQGTLHGPDLDVHGRGYAAGDRVLFTRADKHLGVINGDLATVTSVNPATATIAVQTDTGQNLDVPSRYLRRHHLTHAYATTVHKAQGTTVDRLLVYGDDRLYRQASYVALSRGRHHNQLYAVTAEPDPEQHHHGIQTATPDAQLLDSLQRSAAKALATDEAETDNELWGQDLVRLWCEYDQLARDVKARRPHAPGDEEVTDARRRQARIAKQQTDLAVRQARTAQRLAAARRPQRERKRKCNGAELEQRRGTERHELLAEQRAAVDARLAALRLQQRRRTRWEEEHAEDLTRLTRLRAAIDGLERLAGRVAELGAPPQLTAQIGAPPDELDARQRWRRAAGAIVSYQARWGGPRESLGAEPERRAHLLHVEDLIGHARAAFPSNIPSPEAADHAPPGWPHQPATHQLEPTI; encoded by the coding sequence ATGCGAGGTGCTGTCGTGTTGTCGATCGGGAAACTCCGCCGCGCCGACTACTACCTCGGGCGAGTCGCCAAAGATGTCGAGGACTACTACCTAGGCTCGGGCGAAGCCCCCGGCCGGTGGCGAGGCAACGGCACCGCCGCCCTGGACGTGTCAGGCCCCGTCGACGACAAGGCGTTCATGGCGGTGTTCGCCGGCACGCACCCCTCAGACGGCACCCGCCTGGTCCGAGCCGGCACCCCGGCCCAGCCTCGCCTCCCCGGTTTGGACTTGACGTTCTCGGCGCCGAAGTCGGTGTCGGTCCTGTACGCGCTCGGCGACCGCGAAGTCGCTGGCCAGGTCGTCGAGGCCCACGAAGCCGCGGTCGATGCCGCACTGGGCTACCTGGAACGCAACGCCACCTTCACCCGACGCCGTATCGACGGATCAATCCAGCAGCTGCCGACCGACGGTTTGATCGTGGCGGGTTTCCGGCACCGGACAAGTCGCGCTGGTGACCCGGCGCTGCACACCCATTGTTTGGTAGCGAACATGGTCCAAGCCCTCGACGGACGATGGGGGGCGCTGGACAGCCGTGCGATCTTTCGTAACTCGCGCACCAGCGGGTTCATGTACCAGGCAAAGCTGCGCGCGGAGTTGACCCGACGGTTGGGCGTGGCGTGGCGTCCGGTTCGTAACGGCTACGCCGACATCGATGGCATCCCCCGGCCGGTGCTGCGGGCCTTCAGTCGTCGACGCGAACAAATCGAAGCACTCCTCGACCAACGCGGGCAGTCCTCGGCACGCGCCGCGCAAGCCGCGACCCTCCAAACCCGCCAAACCAAGGACAGCGACGCCAACCAGATAGCGCTGCGTGAACGGTGGGCCGAGCAAGCCGCCACTATGGGATTCACCGCCGACGACGTGAACCAAGTCCTCGGACGCCACCAACCGGCCGCCCTCGACCGAGGGGCCCGTCATGACCTGTTGGATGCGCTCGCCGGGCCCGACGGCCTGACGCACCGACAGTCGAGCTTCTCGCGCCAAGACGTCGTCCGCGCCCTCGCCCAAGACCTCCCCGCAAGCAGCGACACAGGCGACGCCGAGGCGGCGGCCGATGAGTTCCTCGCCAGCGAACGTGTGGTCCGCACGGTCACCGCCGGGAGCCTCGGCGCGCGCATTGGTCGCTCCGACGGCACCCCAGTGGCGATGGAAGAAGATCTCCGCCGTTGGTCCACACCCGAGATGCTGCGCATCGAAGCCGAACTCCTCGACAGTGCCACCCACCGCAAACACGCCAGCGCCGCGGTCGCGCCGCCCTCAGCGATCGCCGCCGCGCTCGCGGCCCGGCCCACCCTCAAAACCGAACAAGCCGCCATGGTCACCGCTGTGTGCTCGAGCGGTGATGGGATCCAAGTTGTCGTTGGGGCGGCGGGGACCGGCAAGACGTTCGCGCTCGACGCCGCCCGAGATGCCTGGCAACGCAGCGGCCACCACGTCGTCGGCTGCGCGCTCGCGGCACGCGCCGCACGGCAACTCGAAACCGGCTCCGGCATCGAGTCCACGACCGTCGCCCGGCTGGTCATCGACCTCAACGCGCCCCATCACCAGGTGCTGTCGACGCGAACCGTGCTGGTTATTGACGAGGCCGCGATGGTCGACTCCCGCACGCTGCACGCCCTGTTCGAACACGCCCAACGCGGCGGCGCCAAGGTGCTGCTGGTCGGGGACCATCACCAACTCCCCGAAATCGGCGCCGGCGGTGCCTTCGCCAGCCTGCAGGCGCGACTCGGCGCCGTCACCCTCAACCGCAACAGCCGCCAAAGCGAGCCCTGGGAACGCGGCGCGCTTGCTGAGCTGCGCCACGGCGCCGTAGCGAGCGCCATCAGAGCCTACCGACGCCACGGCCGCGTCACGCTCTGCGATACCGCAACCGACGCGCTCGCCACGATGGCACAGGACTGGTGGACCGCCACCCAAACCAGACAGGACGTCCTCATGATCGCAACCCGCAACGTTGACGTCAGCGACCTCAATGCGGCGGCCCGCGCCCACCTCCGCGCGCAGGGGACCCTGCACGGACCCGACCTCGACGTGCACGGACGCGGCTACGCCGCAGGCGACCGAGTGCTATTCACCCGAGCCGACAAACACCTCGGCGTCATCAACGGCGACCTCGCCACCGTCACCTCAGTCAACCCAGCCACGGCCACCATCGCGGTGCAGACCGACACCGGGCAAAACCTCGACGTGCCGTCTCGGTACCTGCGACGCCATCACCTCACCCACGCCTACGCCACCACCGTCCACAAAGCCCAAGGCACCACCGTCGACCGGCTGCTCGTCTACGGCGACGACCGCCTCTACCGACAAGCCAGCTACGTCGCCCTCTCCCGCGGCCGACACCACAACCAGCTCTATGCCGTCACCGCCGAACCCGACCCCGAACAACACCACCACGGCATCCAAACGGCTACTCCCGACGCACAGCTCCTCGACTCGCTGCAACGCAGCGCCGCTAAGGCCCTCGCCACCGACGAAGCCGAGACGGACAACGAGCTGTGGGGCCAAGACCTCGTCCGGTTGTGGTGCGAATACGACCAGCTCGCACGCGACGTCAAGGCCCGACGGCCACACGCGCCCGGCGACGAAGAGGTCACCGATGCCCGACGCCGACAAGCGCGGATCGCCAAACAACAGACCGACCTGGCCGTACGCCAAGCTCGCACCGCGCAGCGTCTCGCCGCCGCCCGTCGCCCTCAGCGAGAGCGAAAGCGGAAATGCAATGGCGCAGAACTCGAGCAGCGGCGCGGAACCGAACGACACGAGCTACTGGCCGAGCAGCGAGCGGCCGTAGACGCGAGGCTCGCCGCACTCCGGCTCCAGCAAAGGCGACGCACCCGGTGGGAAGAAGAACACGCGGAAGACCTAACACGACTCACCCGACTCCGCGCGGCCATCGACGGACTAGAGCGATTGGCAGGCCGCGTGGCCGAACTTGGCGCACCGCCCCAACTCACCGCACAGATCGGCGCGCCACCCGACGAGCTAGACGCACGGCAACGCTGGCGGCGCGCCGCGGGAGCAATCGTCAGCTACCAGGCGCGCTGGGGCGGACCTCGCGAGTCCCTCGGCGCGGAGCCGGAACGGCGAGCACATCTGCTACATGTCGAGGACCTGATCGGTCACGCCCGTGCTGCATTCCCGTCGAACATCCCGAGCCCCGAGGCGGCAGATCACGCTCCGCCCGGCTGGCCACACCAGCCGGCGACGCACCAACTCGAACCGACGATCTGA
- a CDS encoding ferritin-like domain-containing protein, giving the protein MSTDLGKMLGRIKDRQWALADIDWAAPGADRIRPDQRDGLQSFMSDVTWIEQVGSRAFAALARSATDPVLADIYRYFQAEEQRHANAELALMRRWGMVETGGVPTPNPSIRLAMKWLDRFADGLPLAVLATAIPMLEVALDGALLKFLVDEVDDPLCGQVFDKINNDESRHLAVGYHVLEVLGRQPRLQQFLDLGKTIFSPAALAVLPAGLPLMSKARDSVIAMGLDERQLYDALARFDLVGVRTPVVRRNPAYLGLKEYGKMVADRSHPYHRLGDALVWLTDRIPQAALPQPPSWISGLTAEPAVG; this is encoded by the coding sequence ATGAGCACCGATCTCGGTAAGATGCTCGGGCGGATCAAGGACCGCCAATGGGCTCTGGCGGACATCGACTGGGCCGCGCCCGGCGCAGACCGGATCCGACCGGACCAGCGCGACGGGCTGCAGTCGTTCATGTCAGATGTGACCTGGATCGAGCAGGTGGGATCGAGGGCTTTCGCCGCACTGGCCCGCAGCGCCACCGATCCCGTACTGGCCGACATCTATCGCTACTTCCAGGCCGAGGAGCAGCGACACGCCAACGCTGAACTCGCGCTGATGCGCCGGTGGGGCATGGTCGAAACCGGCGGGGTACCGACTCCCAACCCCAGCATCCGCCTCGCGATGAAGTGGCTCGATCGCTTCGCCGATGGACTGCCGCTGGCCGTGCTCGCGACGGCGATCCCGATGCTGGAGGTGGCACTCGACGGCGCACTTCTCAAGTTCCTCGTTGACGAGGTGGACGACCCGCTTTGCGGTCAGGTCTTCGACAAGATCAACAACGACGAGTCGCGCCACCTCGCGGTCGGCTACCACGTGCTGGAGGTGCTCGGGCGCCAGCCGCGACTGCAACAGTTCCTCGATCTCGGCAAAACGATCTTTTCTCCGGCGGCGTTGGCCGTACTCCCCGCCGGCCTTCCCTTGATGTCGAAGGCACGCGACAGCGTCATCGCGATGGGCCTCGACGAGCGTCAGCTCTACGACGCGCTGGCGCGGTTCGACCTCGTCGGTGTGCGCACGCCGGTCGTACGGCGGAACCCGGCATATCTCGGGCTGAAGGAGTACGGGAAGATGGTGGCCGATCGATCTCATCCCTACCATCGGCTCGGCGACGCGCTGGTGTGGCTCACCGACCGCATCCCGCAGGCAGCGCTGCCCCAACCCCCGTCCTGGATTAGCGGGCTCACCGCTGAACCGGCCGTCGGATGA
- a CDS encoding NAD(P)/FAD-dependent oxidoreductase: MPEMRVTPIEELDVVVVGAGLSGICAGHHLQAAAPWASYAILEGRNAIGGTWDLFRYPGVRSDSDMFTLGFPFRPWTSDRMIVDGASIKRYIEQTAADEGIDKHIRFGHRVTSASWDTMEGRWRLTAEGPDGPVDFRCRFFFSCTGYYSYEQGHRPSFAGEERFSGTFVHPQHWPEELDYRGKRVVVIGSGATAVTLVPAMAEEAALVTMLQRSPTYVASVPARNPVVGALQRVLPARMAANATRWAHALGTQGMYVFSRRHPKLVRAALKQMVKRQLPAGYAIDPHFTPRYDPWDERMCAVPGGDLFKAIASGRAEVVTDEIDSFTETGILLRSQRELEADIVVTATGLELLFIGGIELRVDGERVDVAGRLTYKGMMLEGLPNFAFAIGYTNASWTLKCDLSAAYVARLLNHMRATARWMCTPRNDDPNLESKPILEMRSGYIARAAGLMPAQGSRFPWQVHQSFVRDYRAMRLGGVEDGAMRFDEIPAGAPVSATIDAA; encoded by the coding sequence ATGCCTGAGATGCGAGTGACACCGATTGAGGAACTCGACGTCGTCGTCGTCGGCGCGGGGCTGTCAGGCATCTGCGCAGGACATCACCTTCAGGCGGCGGCGCCCTGGGCGTCCTACGCGATCCTGGAAGGGCGCAACGCCATAGGGGGGACGTGGGATCTCTTCCGCTATCCCGGGGTCCGCTCGGACTCGGACATGTTCACGCTCGGCTTCCCGTTCCGGCCGTGGACGAGTGACCGCATGATCGTCGACGGCGCCTCGATCAAGCGGTACATCGAGCAGACCGCAGCTGACGAGGGCATCGACAAGCACATTCGCTTCGGACACCGCGTGACCTCGGCGAGCTGGGACACGATGGAGGGGCGGTGGCGACTCACCGCCGAAGGTCCGGATGGACCGGTCGACTTCCGGTGTCGCTTCTTCTTCAGTTGCACCGGCTACTACAGCTACGAGCAAGGGCATCGGCCGTCGTTCGCCGGCGAGGAGCGGTTCTCCGGAACGTTCGTGCACCCCCAACATTGGCCGGAGGAACTCGACTACCGCGGCAAGCGGGTGGTCGTCATCGGGAGCGGCGCCACGGCGGTCACGCTGGTGCCTGCCATGGCAGAGGAGGCAGCGCTGGTCACGATGCTGCAGCGGTCGCCGACGTATGTCGCGTCCGTCCCGGCTCGCAATCCGGTCGTCGGAGCTCTCCAGCGGGTACTGCCCGCACGCATGGCGGCGAACGCCACCCGCTGGGCGCATGCGCTCGGGACACAGGGCATGTACGTCTTCAGTCGTCGCCATCCGAAGCTAGTGCGGGCAGCGTTGAAGCAGATGGTGAAGCGACAGCTCCCAGCGGGATACGCGATCGATCCCCACTTCACCCCGCGGTATGACCCATGGGACGAGCGCATGTGCGCTGTACCGGGAGGAGACCTGTTCAAGGCGATCGCATCCGGACGAGCAGAGGTGGTCACCGACGAGATCGACTCGTTCACCGAGACCGGGATCCTGCTCCGGTCGCAGCGCGAACTCGAGGCCGACATCGTCGTTACTGCGACCGGCTTGGAGTTGCTGTTCATCGGAGGCATCGAGCTCCGCGTCGACGGGGAGCGGGTCGACGTGGCGGGTCGCCTGACCTACAAGGGAATGATGCTCGAGGGCCTACCGAACTTCGCGTTCGCCATCGGCTACACGAATGCCTCGTGGACCTTGAAGTGTGACCTCTCCGCCGCGTACGTCGCACGGCTCCTCAACCACATGCGGGCCACGGCACGGTGGATGTGCACACCGCGCAACGACGATCCCAATCTGGAGTCGAAGCCGATCCTCGAGATGCGCTCCGGCTACATCGCGAGGGCCGCGGGACTCATGCCCGCGCAGGGATCCCGGTTCCCCTGGCAGGTGCATCAGAGCTTCGTGCGCGACTACAGGGCCATGCGACTCGGCGGCGTTGAGGACGGCGCGATGCGATTCGACGAGATCCCCGCCGGCGCGCCGGTATCGGCCACGATCGACGCAGCCTGA
- a CDS encoding metal-dependent hydrolase, with translation MALTVHADRPALAPRRTSFGLSGTAVHWLAGDAQSTHTMNVGNLLFPTGERFFNDSLRNALAYVTDPDLRGEIRGFLGQEVTHGREHERCVERLREHGIDFDRELRWFEAFRRGLDQRVRRLPEPLRRQAVLQMLAVTAAAEHFTASLAGYVLEGNTWCSSGVDEDVSALWLWHAAEEIEHRHVAFDVYAEIGGGYVRRALTMAPLALLLPVMWPLITTELMRRDPAAHGRWRWRSHMAAARRGHVFSLPRAMWDVRLYFKPFHHPSQLPGSLSLALEHLTTAPLVLGHRGAARRSESDA, from the coding sequence ATGGCCCTCACTGTGCACGCCGACCGACCAGCACTCGCCCCCCGCCGCACCTCCTTCGGACTTTCGGGAACGGCCGTCCACTGGCTCGCCGGGGACGCGCAATCCACGCACACGATGAACGTGGGGAACCTGCTCTTCCCCACGGGCGAGCGGTTCTTCAACGACTCCCTGCGGAACGCCCTCGCCTATGTCACGGATCCCGACCTCCGGGGCGAGATCCGAGGTTTCCTCGGGCAGGAGGTCACCCACGGTCGGGAACACGAGCGCTGCGTTGAGCGGCTTCGGGAGCACGGCATCGATTTCGACCGTGAGCTGCGTTGGTTCGAGGCGTTCCGGCGTGGTTTAGATCAGCGTGTGCGCCGCCTGCCGGAGCCGCTGCGCCGCCAGGCCGTGCTGCAGATGCTGGCGGTCACAGCCGCAGCCGAGCACTTCACAGCCTCGCTGGCCGGGTATGTGCTGGAGGGGAACACCTGGTGCTCGAGCGGGGTCGATGAGGATGTCTCGGCACTCTGGCTGTGGCACGCAGCCGAAGAGATCGAGCATCGGCACGTGGCGTTCGACGTCTACGCCGAGATCGGCGGCGGCTACGTCCGGCGGGCACTGACGATGGCCCCGCTCGCGCTCCTCCTTCCGGTGATGTGGCCTTTGATCACGACGGAGCTGATGCGTCGAGACCCCGCGGCTCACGGCCGGTGGCGATGGCGCAGCCACATGGCGGCAGCTCGCCGGGGCCATGTGTTCTCGTTGCCGCGGGCGATGTGGGACGTGCGGCTGTACTTCAAGCCGTTCCACCATCCGTCCCAACTCCCTGGCTCGTTGTCCCTAGCTCTCGAGCACCTGACGACGGCCCCCTTGGTGCTGGGCCATCGCGGCGCGGCGCGGCGCAGCGAGTCGGATGCCTGA
- a CDS encoding alpha/beta fold hydrolase: MVHGIIAEGMLYARTLRRLAGMGFRVIAIDSAGHGRSASLGASAWSWDAYVDLHRRVLDELGVRRAVLLGHSMGGRIVVDLASRDPDRALAVIPVDAAIGQSFDAMTRAIRYAPPLVPFGLGLLVADTLMSGVRGRRQMGSIARLAAPSLGDRLRSLPALVPAFAATLQPRSSTAMLHRLAADAVPVVVIHGDRDLVTWFASGRSAARAANGTLVRVERGGHSWLLEDADTLPAIVGSLLDGPLAAALPDGVSISDLYGPEALALTLDRPMSEPYRLRAGHAWRLETSD; the protein is encoded by the coding sequence ATGGTTCACGGCATCATCGCCGAGGGAATGTTGTATGCCCGGACGCTGCGCCGTCTTGCCGGCATGGGCTTCAGGGTGATCGCCATCGACAGCGCCGGACACGGGCGCAGCGCCTCTCTGGGGGCCAGTGCCTGGTCGTGGGACGCGTACGTCGACCTTCACCGGCGGGTGCTGGATGAGCTCGGTGTCCGGCGAGCCGTGTTGCTCGGCCACTCGATGGGAGGTCGAATCGTCGTGGACCTCGCGTCACGCGACCCAGACCGCGCTCTCGCGGTCATTCCGGTGGATGCCGCGATCGGGCAATCGTTCGATGCGATGACGCGGGCGATCCGCTACGCGCCTCCACTCGTGCCGTTCGGGCTCGGCCTGCTCGTTGCCGACACCCTCATGAGCGGAGTGCGTGGCCGTCGACAGATGGGGTCGATCGCTCGACTCGCCGCGCCATCGCTCGGTGACCGTCTTCGTTCGCTACCAGCGCTCGTGCCGGCCTTCGCCGCGACGTTGCAACCTCGGAGCTCGACGGCGATGCTGCATCGACTGGCGGCTGACGCCGTTCCGGTGGTCGTGATCCATGGTGACCGCGATCTCGTCACTTGGTTCGCGAGTGGACGCTCAGCGGCGCGAGCGGCCAATGGCACGCTCGTGCGAGTCGAACGAGGTGGGCACTCGTGGCTCCTTGAGGACGCTGACACTCTCCCCGCAATCGTCGGCTCGCTCCTGGATGGACCATTGGCCGCAGCGCTGCCCGACGGAGTTTCGATCTCCGACCTGTACGGACCCGAGGCGCTGGCGCTGACCCTCGACCGGCCGATGTCCGAGCCCTATCGCCTCCGCGCCGGTCACGCATGGCGCCTGGAGACCTCCGACTGA
- a CDS encoding OB-fold domain-containing protein — MTGAFVPEPEWLTADWHRACAAEGRLHMQRCDECGHWRHPPRRFCASCFSGESSFQPVSGTGRVYSYAVSHRSLDPEWNALAPFVTLVVELDEGPRLLATLLADDADVAIAQRVALGVESRGPTFVQVHAATLELPPFV; from the coding sequence ATGACCGGTGCCTTCGTTCCTGAGCCGGAGTGGCTCACGGCGGACTGGCACCGAGCCTGCGCCGCCGAGGGTCGGCTGCACATGCAGAGATGTGACGAGTGCGGTCACTGGCGACATCCACCCCGCAGATTCTGCGCCTCATGCTTCTCCGGAGAGTCATCCTTCCAGCCGGTAAGCGGAACGGGGCGGGTGTACTCGTACGCCGTGAGCCATCGCAGTCTCGACCCTGAATGGAACGCGCTTGCACCCTTTGTGACGCTCGTCGTCGAGCTCGACGAAGGACCTCGGCTCCTTGCCACACTGCTTGCTGATGACGCCGACGTTGCCATCGCTCAGCGCGTCGCGCTCGGAGTCGAGAGCCGCGGACCGACCTTCGTGCAGGTCCACGCCGCGACGCTGGAGTTGCCACCCTTTGTGTGA
- a CDS encoding AarF/UbiB family protein, whose protein sequence is MTSVPETVNPLGAGRRTETSRRAVRTGLVLARHTAAAARRTRGRRRDQVIAQELRRAFEDLGPTYVKLAQLVASSPGLFPEALATEFRACLDAVAPVSIELVRSVIEAELGATVEELYRTFDAVPLASASIAQVHAATLHDGTRVVVKVQRPGLTDRLRADVAILARIARLLDRLSATGRMANPTAVVEDFAITLSSELNFVTEARSMERFDTNLRSFGSNENVRIPAVDWRLTTPRVLTMERIEGYKIDDLAALGETGWDLAAVLKAAVRAWMEAALVHGFFHGDVHAGNLMLDTDGRVVFLDFGICGALDDTTRAVVCDGLPALLVDQDFERVASAIYDLGAILSPADLEQSAKDIAELVSPILERPLSEISYGEVLVDIIKVGTRYDVRLPRELVLVAKQLLYFERYAKLMAPDWTILDDPDLIAFLFESSLNDGSARPPSP, encoded by the coding sequence ATGACATCGGTCCCGGAAACAGTCAACCCTCTGGGCGCCGGCCGCCGAACCGAGACGAGCCGCCGCGCGGTCCGCACGGGCCTAGTGCTGGCGCGCCACACCGCAGCTGCCGCCCGACGGACTCGTGGGCGCCGCCGCGATCAGGTGATCGCCCAGGAACTTCGGAGAGCGTTCGAAGATCTCGGCCCGACCTACGTCAAGCTCGCGCAGCTCGTCGCGTCAAGCCCCGGCCTTTTCCCCGAAGCACTGGCGACCGAATTCCGGGCCTGCTTGGACGCAGTTGCGCCTGTATCCATCGAGTTGGTGCGTTCGGTCATCGAAGCCGAACTAGGTGCGACGGTCGAGGAGCTATATCGAACATTCGATGCTGTTCCACTCGCCTCCGCCTCGATCGCGCAGGTCCATGCAGCCACGCTGCACGACGGAACCAGGGTCGTCGTAAAGGTGCAGCGCCCGGGGCTCACCGATCGCCTCCGCGCAGACGTGGCGATCCTCGCAAGGATCGCCCGCCTCCTCGATCGGTTGTCGGCCACGGGCCGCATGGCGAACCCGACTGCGGTGGTCGAAGACTTCGCGATCACCCTCTCCTCCGAACTCAACTTCGTCACCGAAGCTCGCTCGATGGAGCGCTTCGACACGAACCTGCGGTCGTTCGGCTCGAACGAAAATGTTCGCATCCCGGCGGTGGACTGGCGACTCACCACTCCTCGGGTACTCACTATGGAGCGGATCGAGGGCTACAAGATCGACGACCTCGCCGCGTTGGGCGAGACCGGCTGGGACCTCGCTGCTGTGCTGAAGGCCGCCGTGCGAGCCTGGATGGAGGCCGCGCTGGTCCACGGCTTCTTCCACGGCGACGTCCACGCGGGCAACCTCATGCTCGACACCGACGGACGCGTGGTCTTCCTGGACTTCGGAATCTGCGGGGCACTCGACGACACGACCCGCGCCGTCGTGTGCGACGGTCTTCCGGCGCTCCTCGTGGATCAGGACTTCGAACGAGTCGCGAGCGCGATCTATGACCTCGGCGCCATCCTCAGCCCCGCCGACCTCGAGCAATCAGCCAAGGACATCGCCGAGCTCGTCTCGCCCATCCTGGAGCGACCGCTGTCGGAGATCTCCTACGGCGAGGTGCTCGTCGACATCATCAAGGTCGGCACGCGCTACGACGTCCGCCTGCCGCGCGAGCTCGTCCTGGTGGCGAAGCAACTCCTGTACTTCGAGCGCTACGCGAAGTTGATGGCCCCCGACTGGACCATCCTTGACGACCCCGATCTGATCGCCTTTCTGTTCGAGTCGAGCCTGAACGACGGCTCCGCCAGGCCGCCGTCACCGTGA
- a CDS encoding cytochrome P450, which produces MTLVHELDLPEIDIFGLDRTSLVHAFEAASKRHWLARTPLGYAVSRHEDVTAILRDQRFHSALSLLPQLGGVPEGRLRNRQERSILSKEGDEHNRLRRLASPAFTPKATERLRPFMRRVINDLVDGFADTSRCELVHDVCEPYPIPIICELLGAPKDDWRLFSAWATDIFRMFNNDLANDLDAIEGAMEHLDAYVRHMIDERRGRPADDLLTRLIQVEEEGDRLSTDELVMMAEAVLMAGTDTTRNQLACAVALFAEHPSQWAALGADPELAARAVEEAMRHLGTVRGTARIVAEDAEHRGVTFPAGTLVMLSLVAANHDAEVWTDPSTFDIQRPSGGAPQLTFGSGLHYCLGASLARAELQEALPILARRMPDLSLVEAIQWKPPTVGIWGPSRLALAFGSPGSPSS; this is translated from the coding sequence ATGACGCTCGTCCACGAACTGGATCTCCCCGAAATCGACATCTTCGGCCTCGACCGGACGAGCCTCGTCCACGCGTTCGAGGCCGCCTCCAAGCGCCACTGGCTGGCTCGCACCCCGCTCGGCTACGCCGTGAGTCGGCATGAGGACGTCACTGCGATCCTGCGCGACCAGCGCTTCCACTCAGCGTTGTCCTTGTTGCCACAGCTCGGTGGGGTTCCGGAAGGTCGCTTACGCAACCGGCAGGAACGCTCGATCCTCTCGAAGGAAGGCGATGAGCACAACCGGCTTCGACGCCTTGCATCGCCCGCTTTCACACCCAAGGCCACCGAGCGGCTTCGCCCCTTCATGCGCCGAGTCATCAACGACCTCGTCGACGGATTCGCCGACACTAGCCGCTGCGAACTGGTGCATGACGTATGCGAGCCGTACCCCATCCCGATCATTTGCGAGCTCCTCGGCGCGCCGAAGGACGACTGGCGGTTGTTCTCGGCGTGGGCAACGGACATCTTCCGCATGTTCAACAACGACCTCGCGAACGACCTCGACGCGATCGAAGGCGCGATGGAGCATCTCGACGCGTATGTCCGGCACATGATCGACGAACGCCGGGGAAGACCTGCGGACGATCTCCTCACACGACTGATCCAGGTGGAGGAAGAGGGCGATCGACTTAGTACCGACGAGCTGGTGATGATGGCCGAAGCGGTGCTCATGGCCGGAACGGACACGACTCGGAACCAGCTGGCTTGCGCGGTTGCGCTGTTCGCGGAGCATCCCTCCCAGTGGGCAGCCCTCGGGGCCGACCCCGAGCTCGCGGCGAGAGCCGTCGAGGAGGCGATGCGCCATCTCGGCACGGTCCGGGGCACGGCTCGGATCGTCGCCGAAGATGCCGAGCACCGTGGTGTGACATTCCCGGCCGGAACCCTTGTCATGCTCAGCCTGGTCGCCGCGAACCACGACGCCGAAGTCTGGACGGATCCTTCGACCTTCGACATCCAGCGACCGTCAGGCGGCGCTCCGCAGCTGACCTTCGGGTCCGGGCTGCACTACTGCCTTGGTGCATCGCTCGCCCGCGCCGAGCTTCAGGAAGCGCTTCCGATCCTCGCCCGCCGGATGCCTGACCTCAGCTTGGTCGAGGCCATCCAGTGGAAGCCGCCGACGGTTGGCATCTGGGGGCCCAGCCGCCTGGCCCTCGCGTTCGGCTCACCCGGCAGTCCATCGAGCTGA